Proteins found in one Sporosarcina sp. FSL K6-3457 genomic segment:
- a CDS encoding GNAT family N-acetyltransferase, translating into MRLQEWTMEEQEQLIHFMTTNTWPFHGNSHPGRELIEKAIEEGGYESDEVKTFWVENDKMDKVGIVKIHDLQDEIPLFDLRIADMSRGYGYGPKALRLVAEYVFGLQGKKIRLEGHTRQDNLAMRKTFERAGFVKEAHLRNAWFSPKENSYYDAVTYGITREDFDAGTTTPVVWEDGEKASTLPRIPDFTESFESERLIIRAPKIGDALDVWSAKRNSIPALREWMVWAQEEPELHETEENLRKAVADFITRQDLRFHLYSKETGEFIGASGLHRIDWSIPKFEIGYWLATEFEGNGYITEAVQRIERFAFEQLGARRVEIRCDEENGKSRSVAERAGFILEGILQQDSLSPDGNVLRNTCIYAKID; encoded by the coding sequence ATGCGGTTACAAGAGTGGACAATGGAAGAGCAGGAGCAGCTTATCCATTTTATGACGACGAACACATGGCCTTTTCATGGAAACTCCCATCCAGGACGTGAACTAATTGAAAAGGCAATTGAAGAAGGCGGCTATGAGTCAGATGAAGTGAAGACATTTTGGGTGGAAAATGACAAAATGGATAAAGTAGGGATTGTCAAAATTCATGATTTACAAGATGAAATCCCGTTGTTTGATCTGCGCATTGCAGATATGTCGAGAGGGTATGGCTATGGCCCGAAAGCACTTCGTCTTGTTGCAGAATATGTCTTTGGCTTACAAGGTAAGAAAATCCGATTAGAAGGTCATACAAGGCAGGATAATCTTGCGATGCGGAAAACATTTGAACGTGCTGGCTTTGTCAAAGAAGCCCATTTGCGAAACGCATGGTTCTCGCCAAAAGAGAATTCTTATTATGATGCGGTTACTTATGGGATAACACGGGAAGACTTTGATGCTGGCACAACGACGCCTGTCGTCTGGGAAGATGGAGAAAAGGCGTCGACACTACCGAGAATTCCAGATTTCACAGAGTCATTTGAATCGGAACGATTAATTATTCGAGCACCTAAAATTGGCGATGCCCTGGATGTTTGGAGCGCGAAACGGAATTCAATACCTGCATTACGTGAGTGGATGGTGTGGGCGCAAGAGGAACCCGAGTTACATGAGACAGAGGAGAACTTGCGCAAAGCAGTTGCTGATTTCATTACCCGCCAAGATTTACGATTCCATCTTTATAGTAAAGAGACTGGGGAATTCATTGGCGCGTCAGGACTCCATAGAATCGATTGGTCCATTCCAAAATTCGAAATTGGTTATTGGCTTGCGACAGAATTTGAAGGTAACGGTTATATAACGGAAGCTGTTCAACGAATTGAGCGGTTTGCTTTTGAGCAACTAGGGGCACGTAGGGTAGAAATTCGATGTGATGAAGAAAATGGGAAAAGTCGCAGTGTTGCAGAGCGTGCAGGCTTCATCCTAGAAGGGATTTTGCAACAAGATTCCTTATCACCTGATGGAAATGTTTTACGAAACACCTGTATCTATGCGAAAATAGACTAA
- a CDS encoding lmo0937 family membrane protein: MGRIIWFIISVLFVFWLLGLAFKIGGGLIHILLVIAGIIFVFQLITGKRSL, from the coding sequence ATGGGACGTATTATTTGGTTCATTATTTCAGTACTTTTTGTGTTTTGGTTATTAGGGCTTGCATTCAAAATCGGTGGAGGATTAATCCATATCCTCCTCGTTATAGCGGGGATCATCTTTGTCTTCCAACTCATAACCGGAAAACGATCTTTGTAA
- the mntR gene encoding transcriptional regulator MntR — protein sequence MATPGMEDYLEQIYLHIEAKGTARVSDIAESLEVLPSSVTKMAQRLNREGYIVYERYKGLELTDKGLVFGKKLVRRHELLEQFLRIIGVDEENIYGDVEGIEHHLSWNAMDRITDLVEAMGQDKEFVRKLRVMDHKEEVDE from the coding sequence TTGGCAACACCAGGTATGGAAGATTATCTTGAACAGATTTATTTGCATATCGAGGCGAAAGGCACTGCGCGAGTGTCGGATATTGCGGAATCACTTGAGGTTCTTCCTTCTTCCGTTACAAAAATGGCACAGCGACTCAATCGCGAGGGATACATCGTCTACGAGCGTTATAAGGGGCTTGAGTTGACGGACAAAGGTTTAGTATTCGGAAAGAAGCTTGTAAGGCGTCACGAGCTTCTTGAACAGTTTCTTCGCATCATTGGGGTGGATGAAGAGAATATTTACGGTGATGTGGAAGGAATTGAACATCATCTTAGCTGGAACGCAATGGATCGGATAACGGACCTAGTCGAAGCAATGGGGCAAGACAAAGAATTTGTTAGGAAATTACGGGTAATGGATCATAAGGAAGAGGTAGATGAATAG
- a CDS encoding CvfB family protein, producing MEELKSGYTADLDVLERDGSRWILDGNGDDIMMNASDANDTIQVGDTVHVFLYTNRRGELTATMQMPLMTAGTYGWARVIRVDDKEGVYVDIGSSFEVLVNRTDMPRVRSLWPKVDDALYMTLRMDLGGNIFGRLATEERVLEQINEASSASLNMNVKARAYRLLPVGSFMLSIPGNHRIFIHNTEQESEPRLGQEVDVRIIAVHEDGTLNGSMLPRKEERLGDDADIILRYLDEVGGRMPFTDKSSPAEIKEMFSISKASFKRALGKLMKEGRVEQSDGWTTLK from the coding sequence GTGGAAGAACTTAAATCGGGCTACACAGCCGACTTGGACGTATTAGAGCGGGATGGCTCGCGCTGGATTTTGGATGGCAATGGTGACGATATTATGATGAATGCATCCGATGCAAACGATACGATTCAAGTAGGAGATACGGTTCATGTTTTCCTGTATACGAATCGCAGAGGTGAACTGACGGCGACGATGCAAATGCCATTAATGACAGCTGGAACGTATGGCTGGGCGCGTGTTATTCGTGTGGATGATAAAGAAGGTGTCTATGTTGATATTGGTTCTTCCTTTGAAGTACTTGTCAACCGGACGGATATGCCTAGGGTGCGTTCGCTTTGGCCAAAGGTAGACGACGCATTGTATATGACGTTGCGAATGGATTTAGGCGGCAATATTTTCGGTCGACTTGCAACGGAGGAACGTGTGCTGGAGCAAATTAACGAAGCATCATCGGCCTCTTTAAATATGAATGTTAAAGCAAGAGCATATCGCTTATTGCCAGTTGGCTCCTTCATGCTGAGCATTCCGGGAAATCACCGCATTTTTATCCATAATACAGAGCAGGAGAGTGAACCGCGTCTTGGTCAAGAAGTGGATGTGCGTATCATTGCTGTCCATGAGGATGGAACATTGAACGGCTCCATGCTACCGCGGAAAGAAGAGCGACTAGGCGATGATGCTGACATTATCTTGCGCTATTTGGATGAAGTTGGGGGAAGAATGCCCTTCACTGACAAATCTTCGCCGGCTGAAATTAAGGAAATGTTCTCTATTAGTAAAGCATCGTTCAAACGTGCCCTTGGGAAGTTGATGAAAGAAGGCAGAGTTGAACAAAGTGATGGATGGACAACACTGAAATAA
- a CDS encoding DUF1002 domain-containing protein, whose product MKRFITRILVAVLAVSILAPGLVRADDAVIDEKLGVPIVVYGANLSDAEKESVKVSLGVAKEAEVEEITVDGSDLVKYIKDGDSKARMYSSAKITRRDAGKGLVISIVTEDNITQVTPDMYANAMLTAGIEDAIVEVASPKKVTGHSALVGIYKAYEVSGETLDTERTDVANDELNLATKFAQEVGVDSDKVSELLTEIKKQIAEKNPATKEEVEKIVVEQLKKLNIELSAADRQLLIDLMDRISKLDIDFNKLSEQLNDMASKIKEKLGDIDPGFWESVKNFFASIFDSIQSWFK is encoded by the coding sequence GTGAAACGTTTTATTACTAGGATTTTGGTGGCTGTACTGGCAGTTAGTATTTTAGCACCTGGGCTCGTCCGTGCAGACGACGCTGTTATTGACGAAAAGTTAGGGGTGCCAATCGTTGTTTATGGTGCTAACCTATCCGATGCTGAAAAAGAAAGCGTGAAGGTAAGCTTAGGTGTTGCTAAAGAGGCAGAAGTAGAAGAGATTACGGTCGACGGCAGTGATCTCGTAAAATATATTAAAGATGGCGACAGTAAAGCGAGGATGTATTCATCGGCTAAAATTACAAGACGAGATGCAGGTAAAGGACTTGTGATTTCGATTGTGACTGAGGACAATATTACACAAGTGACGCCTGATATGTATGCGAATGCGATGCTGACAGCCGGAATTGAGGATGCGATTGTAGAGGTTGCGTCACCCAAAAAAGTGACGGGTCATTCCGCATTAGTCGGCATTTACAAAGCCTATGAGGTATCGGGTGAAACACTCGATACAGAACGGACGGATGTTGCCAATGATGAGTTAAATCTTGCCACGAAATTTGCGCAAGAAGTCGGAGTCGACAGTGACAAAGTATCCGAGCTGTTAACGGAAATTAAAAAACAAATTGCAGAGAAAAACCCTGCGACGAAAGAAGAAGTAGAGAAAATTGTTGTCGAGCAACTGAAAAAGCTTAATATCGAGTTAAGCGCAGCAGACCGCCAATTACTTATCGATCTAATGGATCGAATTAGTAAATTGGATATCGATTTCAACAAGCTATCCGAACAACTAAACGATATGGCGTCCAAAATTAAAGAGAAGCTTGGCGATATTGACCCAGGCTTTTGGGAAAGTGTAAAAAATTTCTTCGCTAGTATTTTTGATTCTATTCAATCGTGGTTTAAATAA
- a CDS encoding GNAT family N-acetyltransferase produces the protein MEFEFVELGGDAFAYRHEQEGELLAEITWTLLGDVMVMDHTFVSPALRGQGVAKVLLDRAADYARDKELKMEPVCSYVVTAFERYKDYDDVKV, from the coding sequence ATGGAGTTTGAATTTGTGGAACTAGGTGGAGATGCATTTGCGTACCGTCATGAACAAGAAGGCGAACTGCTAGCTGAAATTACGTGGACACTTCTCGGAGATGTTATGGTGATGGATCATACATTTGTATCACCTGCTCTTCGTGGTCAAGGTGTTGCAAAAGTATTGCTGGACCGAGCAGCTGACTATGCACGTGACAAAGAATTGAAGATGGAGCCTGTTTGCTCGTATGTCGTCACTGCATTTGAACGATATAAAGACTATGATGACGTGAAGGTATAA